The following proteins come from a genomic window of Mycobacterium sp. DL:
- a CDS encoding DUF1365 family protein, translating into MVSTALYRTRITHLRRAPVHHYFEHRSYSWFVDIDALPRLPRWLRPFATFDARDHLWGNDGDTLRDRVDAFLADKGVNLNGGRVTALMHARVLGYVFNPLTVYWCHDARGVLQYVIAEVQNTYGGRHAYLLPPSGDRPAMVDKKLYASPFNGVDGHYLVSAPQPDEQLDIRVSLHRDNQPAFVVTMRGTRRPAGIGQILALQIVAPLAPLMNTLSIRVQGTLLWLRRVPVVPRPSVERQKERQKVGELISTERHL; encoded by the coding sequence ATGGTGAGCACAGCGCTGTACCGCACCCGGATCACCCATCTGCGTCGCGCACCGGTGCACCACTATTTCGAGCATCGCAGCTACAGCTGGTTCGTCGACATCGATGCACTGCCCCGGTTGCCACGGTGGCTGCGACCGTTCGCCACTTTTGATGCGCGAGACCATCTCTGGGGCAACGACGGGGACACGTTGCGCGACCGCGTCGATGCGTTCCTGGCCGACAAGGGCGTCAACCTGAACGGCGGCAGGGTGACCGCGCTGATGCACGCCAGGGTGCTCGGCTACGTGTTCAACCCGCTGACGGTGTACTGGTGCCACGACGCACGCGGGGTCCTGCAGTACGTCATCGCCGAGGTCCAGAACACCTACGGCGGACGGCATGCCTACCTGCTCCCGCCGTCGGGTGACCGTCCGGCAATGGTGGACAAGAAGCTGTACGCCTCCCCGTTCAACGGCGTCGACGGACACTACCTGGTCAGCGCGCCCCAACCCGATGAGCAACTCGACATCCGGGTCTCGCTGCATCGCGACAACCAACCGGCCTTTGTCGTCACCATGCGTGGCACCAGAAGGCCGGCCGGCATCGGCCAGATACTGGCTTTGCAGATCGTCGCTCCGTTGGCCCCGCTGATGAACACCCTGAGCATCCGAGTGCAGGGAACCCTGCTGTGGCTGCGGCGCGTACCCGTGGTGCCGCGCCCGAGTGTGGAACGCCAGAAGGAACGCCAGAAGGTCGGCGAGCTGATCTCCACCGAGCGGCACTTATGA